In a genomic window of Brassica rapa cultivar Chiifu-401-42 chromosome A10, CAAS_Brap_v3.01, whole genome shotgun sequence:
- the LOC103847168 gene encoding uncharacterized protein LOC103847168, with protein sequence MASLLLPSSQLLLRTQTQHNTQPSLLPRPSPKTPFLVSLPSLRPSRLNHLSTTASASKKPSEMENKKQKSSSEAEEEVEEEEVEEDMLWIQEKALDLVEFTGSVTQAIPGPRVGSSKLPWMLAVPLAYAGVTFVTAFVKTVKKFSSPKAQRKKLVNQNAMLCRSIDELLQKEGTVNSSELKAIEEKTGFNMMEILRKYIRYALNEKPFNPDLVASLIHLRRASGLDDSQIPEVLNEISRRIVKEKGPVVMNMQGFTEKGFKRKLAVQALFGKIYYLSELPDFCSKDNSLIVKEIFGVTDEDAEKLRIHALAEAGDIDSLEKMVEFEKAADSSSDIEDTNEEDDTTTTTTTP encoded by the exons ATGGCGTCTCTTCTCCTACCTTCATCTCAACTTCTTCTCCGGACACAAACTCAACACAATACTCAACCATCACTTCTCCCTCGCCCCTCCCCTAAAACACCATTTCTCGTCTCCTTACCTTCACTCCGTCCCTCGAGACTCAATCACCTCTCGACCACCGCCTCAGCGTCGAAGAAGCCATCAGAGATGGAGAACAAAAAACAGAAGAGCTCGAGCGAGGCGGAGGAAGAAGTGGAAGAAGAGGAAGTAGAGGAGGATATGCTGTGGATTCAAGAGAAGGCGCTCGACCTAGTCGAGTTCACTGGCTCGGTGACTCAAGCGATTCCAGGTCCCCGAGTTGGTAGCAGCAAGCTGCCGTGGATGCTCGCCGTCCCGTTAGCTTACGCCGGCGTCACGTTCGTAACCGCCTTCGTCAAGACCGTTAAGAAGTTCTCTTCTCCTAAAGCACAGCGCAAGAAACTG GTGAATCAGAACGCTATGCTTTGTAGATCTATAGATGAGCTGTTACAGAAAGAAGGCACAGTGAATAGCTCTGAGCTTAAGGCAATTGAAGAAAAG ACAGGGTTTAACATGATGGAGATATTGAGGAAGTACATTCGCTATGCGTTGAATGAGAAGCCGTTTAACCCTGACCTTGTTGCGAGTCTCATTCATCTCAGGAGAGCTTCTGGTTTGGATGATTCTCAGATTCCTGAGGTTTTGAATGAGATCTCCCGTCGTATTGTTAAAGAAAAAG GTCCTGTTGTGATGAATATGCAAGGGTTTACAGAAAAGGGGTTCAAGAGAAAACTAGCCGTGCAGGCGCTTTTTGGAAAAATCTACTATCTTTCCGAG CTTCCTGACTTTTGCTCAAAAGACAACTCCTTGATTGTCAAGGAAATATTCGGAGTTACAGA CGAAGACGCAGAGAAGCTGCGGATACACGCCCTTGCTGAAGCTGGAGACATAGACTCACTTGAGAAAATGGTTGAATTCGAGAAAGCGGCTGATTCTTCGTCGGATATAGAAGATACAAATGAAGAAGACGacactactactactactactacccCTTAA
- the LOC103847169 gene encoding transcriptional repressor ILP1: protein MGSNRARNFRRRGDDDGDENDVKDPTTAPKPSPAPSSSKPKKLPASEPKKKLLSFADDEEEEDAPPRVTVKPKNARDRSKSSSRLSGSGSAHRLNSSTVEHRSSSSSTSSAVAPPSNVLPQAGAYTKEALLELQRNTRTLPYSRPSAASSEPKVVLKGLIKPQQQQEKQSLTDVVRQVSDLDFDEEGEADDAFFEQAVIEARAKREKARQPRSTPAPDFISLDCSTTSRSAAEVVSDEDADFQGGFVVSQKGNGKAVFTANDSMTDSVYEDEDEEEKLWEEEQFKKGIGKRMDEGSNRIASSNGMPLHPQQKALPQQPPQMYAYHANVPPTIGPATSVDTLPMAQQAELAKKALQDNVKKLKESHAKTVTSLTKTDENLTASLMSITDLESSLSAAGDKYVFMQKLRDFISVICDFMQEKGSFIEEIEDQMKDLNEKHASAILERRIADNNDEMVELGASVKAAMAVLNKQGSSTSVIAAATNAALAAAASIRQQIQPVKLDELGRDENMQKRREAERRAAARQKRRARFENKRASAMEIDGSSLKIEGESSTDESDSETSAYKEIRDKILLCADKVFSDASEEFSQLSMVKARFEKWKRDYSSTYRDAYMSLTVPSIFSPYVRLELLKWDPLHQDVDFFDMEWHGLLFDYGKPEDGDDFAPDDTDANLVPELVEKVAIPKLHHQIVRCWDILSTRETKNAVAATTLVTNYVPASSEALAELFSAIRSRLVEAIAAIAVPTWDPLILKAVPNAPQVAAYRFGTSVRLMKNICMWKDILALPVLENLALSELLFGKVLPHVRSIASNIHDAMTRTEKIVASLSGVWTGQSVTRTHSRPLQPLVDCILTLRKILEKRLASGLDDAETTGLARRLKRILVEVHEHDHAREIVRIFNLKEAV, encoded by the exons atgggaaGTAACCGTGCTAGAAATTTCCGGCGGCGAGGGGACGACGACGGCGATGAAAACGACGTTAAAGATCCAACCACCGCGCCGAAACCGTCTCCAGCTCCTTCCTCGTCAAAGCCTAAAAAACTCCCAGCCTCGGAGCCGAAGAAGAAGCTACTCAGTTTCGCCGATgacgaggaggaagaagatgcaCCTCCACGTGTAACCGTAAAGCCTAAGAACGCCAGAGATCGAAGCAAATCTTCTTCGCGTCTCAGCGGTTCGGGATCTGCTCACAGACTTAACTCTTCCACCGTGGAGCATCGTTCCTCATCCTCTTCCACTTCCTCCGCCGTGGCTCCTCCTTCCAACGTGCTTCCCCAAGCGGGCGCTTATACGAAAGAGGCACTCCTCGAGCTCCAAAGGAACACGCGGACGCTTCCGTATTCTCGCCCTAGTGCAGCAAGTTCCGAGCCGAAGGTAGTGCTCAAGGGCTTAATCAAACCTCAGCAGCAGCAGGAGAAGCAGAGCTTGACGGATGTGGTTAGGCAGGTTTCGGATTTGGACTTCGATGAGGAAGGGGAAGCTGATGATGCGTTCTTCGAACAGGCGGTGATTGAAGCTAGAGCCAAGAGGGAGAAGGCGAGGCAGCCACGTTCAACACCGGCGCCTGATTTTATATCGCTGGATTGTAGTACCACGAGTCGTTCCGCTGCTGAAGTGGTTAGCGACGAGGATGCGGACTTTCAAGGAGGTTTCGTCGTGTCGCAGAAAGGTAATGGGAAAGCTGTGTTTACAGCTAATGATTCCATGACGGATAGTGTatatgaggatgaggatgaagAGGAGAAATTGTGGGAGGAGGAGCAGTTTAAGAAGGGTATTGGTAAAAGAATGGATGAAGGTTCTAACAGGATTGCAAGTAGCAATGGAATGCCTTTGCATCCACAACAGAAGGCACTGCCACAACAACCACCGCAGATGTATGCTTATCATGCCAATGTGCCCCCTACCATTGGTCCAGCTACTAGTGTTGATACATTACCAATGGCACAACAAGCTGAGCTTGCCAAGAAGGCATTGCAAGACAATGTTAAGAAGCTTAAG GAATCTCATGCAAAAACCGTAACCTCGCTTACCAAGACAGATGAGAATTTGACTGCTTCGTTGATGAGTATCACAGATCTTGAAAGTTCTCTATCTGCAGCTGGAGACAAGTATGTCTTCATGCAAAAACTCAGAGACTTCATTTCTGTTATCTGCGACTTCATGCAG GAAAAGGGTTCCTTCATTGAAGAAATTGAAGATCAGATGAAGGACCTTAATGAAAAACATGCGTCAGCTATACTAGAAAGAAGAATTGCCGATAACAATGACGAGATGGTAGAGCTTGGGGCCTCCGTGAAAGCAGCTATGGCAGTTTTAAACAAACAAGGAAGCAGTACTTCAGTGATTGCTGCTGCCACAAATGCTGCCCTTGCTGCCGCTGCTTCTATAAGACAGCAGATTCAACCAGTTAAGCTTGATGAATTGGGCAGGGACGAAAACATGCAGAAGCGCAGGGAAGCGGAAAGAAGGGCTGCAGCACGGCAGAAAAGGCGAGCTCGATTTGAAAATAAGCGTGCATCAGCCATGGAGATTGATGGATCTTCTTTGAAAATAGAAGGGGAATCAAGCACTGATGAGAGTGACAGCGAGACTTCAGCATACAAGGAAATCAGAGATAAGATACTTTTGTGTGCTGATAAGGTCTTCAGTGATGCATCTGAGGAGTTTTCCCAGCTTTCAATGGTGAAGGCGAGATTTGAGAAGTGGAAGCGAGACTATTCATCTACTTATCGGGATGCTTACATGTCTTTGACCGTACCTTCCATCTTTTCACCCTATGTTAGATTGGAGCTCTTGAAATGGGATCCTCTTCATCAAGACGTGGATTTCTTTGACATGGAATG GCATGGCTTATTATTTGATTATGGAAAGCCAGAAGATGGTGATGATTTTGCACCCGATGATACTGATGCCAACCTTGTCCCTGAGCTAGTGGAAAAAGTTGCGATTCCTAAATTGCACCATCAGATAGTTCGTTGTTGGGATATACTTAGCACCCGGGAGACAAAAAATGCTGTTGCTGCTACAACCTTGGTGACAAATTATGTTCCCGCTTCAAGCGAGGCCCTAGCAGAACTATTTTCTGCTATTCGTTCTCGTCTTGTTGAAGCCATAGCAGCTATTGCG GTTCCGACATGGGATCCTCTGATATTGAAGGCTGTACCAAATGCTCCACAAGTTGCAGCATATAGGTTTGGGACATCAGTCCGTCTTATGAAAAATATATGCATGTGGAAAGACATCCTGGCGCTTCCAGTGTTGGAGAACTTGGCTCTGAGTGAGCTTTTGTTTGGAAAAGTCCTACCTCATGTCAGAAGCATTGCATCAAATATACATGATGCTATGACAAGAACTGAAAAGATCGTTGCTTCTTTGTCTGGAGTATGGACAGGACAAAGCGTCACAAGAACTCACAG TCGGCCGTTGCAACCTCTAGTGGACTGTATTCTGACACTTAGGAAAATTCTGGAGAAAAGGCTTGCCTCGGGACTGGACGACGCTGAAACCACTGGTCTTGCCCGCAGGCTAAAGAGAATACTAGTTGAGGTCCACGAACACGATCACGCCAGGGAAATTGTCAGAATATTCAATCTCAAGGAAGCAGTGTGA
- the LOC103847170 gene encoding WD repeat-containing protein 26 homolog, whose amino-acid sequence MGVVEDTEPPLKRAKRDEETNGFSGSNSSVRVSSSVNNSLGDLMARPLTSSQGDDETIGSKGVIKKSEFVRIITRTLYSLGYGKAGAMLEEESGIPLHHSFVETFMEQVRDGKWDESVVTLHRIGLLDEKDVKAASFLLLEQKFLELLKFDKIGDALGTLRNEIEPLRINTKRVHELASSLISSGPGKENVSSRSKVLEELQSLLPASVIIPEKRLESLVENSLHIQRDACVFHNTLDSDLSLYSDHQCGKHQIPSQTVQILESHTDEVWFLQYSHNGKYLASSSKDQTAIIWEVNANGHMSLKHKLVGHQKPVTAVLWSPDDSQVLTCGAEEVIRRWDVDSGDSLHTYEKSGVGPISCGWYADGKGIIAGMTDRSICMWDLDGREMECWKGQRTQKVSDIAMTDDGKWLVSVCKDSVISLFDREATVERLIEEEDTITSFSLSNDNRYVLVNLLNQEIRLWSIEGDPKIVTRYKGHKRSRFLIRSCFGGYEQGFIASGSEDSQVYIWHRSTGKLIIELPGHAGAVNCVSWSPTNLQMMASASDDGTIRIWGLNRINPHKQEKQVQGSSSNGVLHQCNGN is encoded by the exons ATGGGAGTTGTGGAGGATACTGAACCTCCTTTGAAACGTGCTAAACGCGACGAAGAAACCAACGGCTTCTCTGGTAGTAACTCTTCCGTTAGAGTTAGCAGTAGTGTGAACAACTCTTTGGGAGACCTGATGGCAAGGCCTCTCACCTCCTCCCAAGGGGATGATGAAACCATCGGCTCCAAAGGAGTCATTAAAAAATCTGAATTCGTTAGGATCATCACTAGGACTCTTTATTCGCTTGGATACGGTAAAGCCGGGGCTATGCTCGAGGAAGAATCCGGGATCCCTCTGCATCACTCCTTCGTGGAGACGTTTATGGAGCAGGTTAGGGACGGGAAATGGGATGAAAGCGTTGTCACGTTGCACAGAATCGGTCTGTTGGATGAGAAGGATGTCAAAGCTGCATCGTTCTTGCTACTAGAGCAAAAGTTCTTAGAGCTTTTGAAGTTTGATAAGATAGGTGATGCGCTTGGCACCTTGAGGAACGAGATTGAGCCTCTTCGTATTAATACAAAGCGTGTTCATGAGCTCGCTTCCTCTCTTATATCGTCGGGTCCGGGCAAAGAGAATGTGAGTTCGAGGTCCAAGGTTCTTGAGGAACTGCAAAGCTTGCTTCCTGCTTCTGTTATAATCCCGGAgaagaggttggagagtttagTTGAGAATTCACTTCATATTCAGCGGGATGCTTGTGTTTTCCATAATACTTTGGATAGTGATTTGTCTTTGTATTCTGACCATCAATGCGGGAAGCACCAGATTCCTTCTCAGACTGTTCAG ATCTTGGAGTCGCATACTGATGAAGTTTGGTTCTTGCAATACTCGCATAATGGCAAATATTTAGCTTCATCTTCCAAGGATCAGACTGCAATTATATGGGAG GTCAACGCAAATGGGCATATGTCTTTGAAGCATAAACTTGTGGGCCACCAGAAGCCGGTGACTGCGGTCTTATGGAGTCCTGATGATAGTCAAGTTCTTACATGTGGAGCAGAAGAGGTTATCAGACGCTGGGATGTTGACTCAGGAGACTCTCTTCACACTTATGAGAAAAGCGGCGTCGGTCCCATTTCTTGCGGATGGTATGCTGATGGTAAAGGAATAATCGCAGGGATGACAGACCGAAGCATCTGCATGTGGGATTTAGATGGCAGAGAGATGGAGTGCTGGAAAGGTCAGAGGACGCAAAAGGTCTCAGACATAGCGATGACGGATGATGGAAAGTGGCTTGTGAGTGTATGCAAGGACTCTGTGATATCTCTGTTCGATAGGGAAGCGACAGTTGAGAGGTTGATCGAAGAGGAAGACACAATTACATCGTTCTCGCTTTCGAATGACAACAGATATGTGCTGGTGAATCTCCTCAACCAGGAGATACGTCTATGGAGTATCGAAGGTGATCCCAAGATTGTGACGAGATACAAAGGCCACAAGCGTTCACGGTTCCTCATCAGATCATGCTTTGGTGGCTATGAACAAGGTTTCATCGCTAGTGGAAGCGAGGATTCTCAG GTATACATATGGCACAGATCGACAGGGAAGTTAATCATCGAGCTACCAGGACATGCAGGAGCGGTTAACTGTGTGAGCTGGAGCCCAACGAACCTGCAGATGATGGCTTCAGCTAGTGATGATGGGACCATAAGGATATGGGGACTTAACCGGATTAACCCACATAAACAGGAGAAGCAAGTGCAAGGAAGTAGCAGTAATGGTGTGCTTCACCAATGCAATGGGAACTGA